ATAATCCTAAGGCTTTGAGCGTTATAGTTCAAGGAAATGAAGAAATTGTTGATGCTAAGCCTATAGCAATTTCTAGTGGAACACCGAGGAATGTTGGTTCAAAAGAACTACTTGCAAGGTTACATTCCTTCTGATGACATGATATTTGCACTTTGTTAATTTACTGAATATGAATTTCTTTGATGGTGGCTTGTAATGTGggtattttttttccttaattggAATCATATCAAATGGTTTATGCGTATATCATATAATTCAATAGGTGCAGCCAAGTATTTTACATGGACAAGCTGGGGAGTGGGTTAGGCTGTCCCAAACAGGGTTCAATTTTGTGACCAACAATCTGTAAACAGGCTGTTATAAATGAAAAGAATCTCAGCATGAAATATGTTTGTTGATGAAggtcaataaaaaaattttaaaaaaaaagtattgTAAACTAGTTCTTTTTCTCTTCATGGCACGATAACGAGCACATTAATTCAACAAGAAATTTAAAGTTATGCCCATAAGTCCTCTTACATGAAGTTCTCATAGCTTTTTTAGGCTGTTCTTAAGTTTGCTGATGGACTGATTCATGAGCTTCATGGATTCAAAAACTGAATCAGAAGCAGCAAAAAAAGTAGCATAAGAATTTTTACTTTTGGGAGCATATGTGAACCGGATAACCATTTTAAATTCACTAGCCTTGTTAATAAAATACCTTTTATTCTAAACTGGGACATATACAGCCCTGTTGGACAAAATGTTATCAGCTCCTTGTGACTTGTTTGTCTTTCCCTGCCGCTTTCTCTTCCTCCAAACACTTTAATGCCCCACTTGGCCCTTGTGTCATTTGCATGACCACTAGGGTCTACAGATTTTGTTTTTGTATTTAATTATGTCAAATTCATTTGGGGTGGCAAAATAATGTAAATGACTACAAATTTTTAGGAGACATTTTAAATGAAGACATTATtatttaaatggtgattggtgagaTAGGATATTTTGTTTATGTAGAAAATGCCATCCGTGACATAGATAGAATGATATCAAAGTTTGTGAGAACTGAGAACCTTGATTGTTATGATCTATGAATGATTTGTACATTCAGAGAAAGAAAGCTACAATTTCCTGCAACTTGCTTGAAAGTGAAGGTGGGAGATTATTGTGGTTCAAGTTCCTGATATTGTTGTATTGGAAATCACATTGTCCTTTTAATGATTAACTCTGTTGGGACAACTTTTGTGGTTGTAGGTTGGATAATCTAATATTAGAGGCTATTACAACATTGAAGGAGCCAAGTGGTACTGACAGGGCTTCAATTGCTTCGTACATAGAGGTACATTCACATATATTTCTTTGGGGAAGTTTGTTTGTTTTGCTTTTTTGGATGAAATACTCAAGAAAGTGGTACTACATGCTTACATAATGTGAAGATTTTATCTTTTCTGCTCtactttctctctccctctcccgtCTGCGCTCGCTTGGTCTCTCACAGCCTCCTTTTCTCCCTCCCTAATAATTGTCCATATAAATAATGTAAACCAGAGATTTTGTTTCTTGAATTTAAAATTAACTATATGCATGAGAAAATAATAGTGTGTGCTGATTTTGGAATAAAATAAAGTCAAGACTGCCATTCTTTTTTTCATAaactaatatattttttcaaaCTGATTTTGACCTTATCAGCTTTTAAATTTGTAGGAAAAATACTGTGCACCCTCAAATCTCAGGAAGTTATTGGCAGGAAAATTAAAGCTTCTGGCTGCAAATGGAAAGTTGGTCAAGGTAATTTGATGCTGCAGGCTGCAGCTCTATCTTGGCTTGAAAAAAAATGTTTCCTTTTTGGAAATCTAAGGCAAATTTGTAGTCTAAGAGCAAGTGTCCTTggtagaaaatatatatatatattttttgggaAAATCAGTAGCATAAATCTATAATTCTGCTGATTATTTTCACttattcttttcttctttctctatAGTTCTGCTGCAATAGACCTATAGTACACTGGGTACGATCTGTAAGCCTTAAATTTCTGCAAGCACTATCTCTTTATTTCTGAACTTATTTCCTATGTATTTCaacttttctctttctcttttctgCTGTGCCAGCTCTGTCCTTCATAATCACTTTGTTAGGGTCATAAAACGTGAACATTTTCTGACCACTTGAAGCTAATTAAAATTACATCCACTGCCTCCAAAGTAACtattaattccttttttttttttcaatgtcaTTTCTAGAAGTCTAGGGTGCATGACAGTGAAATTGTGGTGAAAATGCTTGGCCATTGTCGGTCACAGATTTTCTGAAAGGTGTTAGCAGAAAATAGTTATGAAAAGTTGCGGATAGAAAACTTTAAAAATTTGGTTTAAAGAATAGTGGTTAGCTACTGTGGACTCAGTAACACATTCATAATGTGGAAAGGATTTTCAAAGAGTGTTTTTGAGCCCATGAAACTGGAAAAATACTATTAGAAAGAGTGTGTTATATGATCATAAGATGATCATTTCATCTTGTTgtttttgtttgtttgttttgacAAATGATAGGTAAAGCATAAGTACAGGATTGCACCTAGTTCAACAGTTTCTGAAGGAAGAAGAAACACGCCCCACTTACTTGCAGAGGGAAAGCAGAAGGATTCTTCAAAATCAGAGAAGAGTAACACCAAAATCCTGACTAAATCCCTGGTTGATCAAGAGCTATCAAAGATTAGGGGCATGACTGCCCTCGAGGCTGCTGCAGCTGCAGCGAAGGCAGTTGCAGAGGCAGAAGCTGCAATTGCAGAGGCTGAAGAGGCAGCAAGGGAAGCTGAGGCAGCAGAAGCTGAAGCTGAAGCAGCACAAGTTTTTGCCAAAGCCGCAATGAAGGCATTCAAGTATAGGACGCGCCATCTATTGAATGCTGTTCTCAGCAAGTCTTCCTAAAGGTATTTTTACCATAAGCTGTAGATAAGTATTCAACTTAGAAAATGTTTTCATGGTTTTTACTTCTTGTTTGAGCCCTACAAATGAAAAATTCAGGTGATTTAGTGGATGTTTGAAAGGCCTGAGTtttgaattattttatttataattttctcagtttatgttttattttctattattttaatttttttttcaaggaTATACGCTGAACTTCATAAAATTTCATCCAACAATCAGGTTAATTCAATTCAGGGATATTGTACATAATAGTCCTTGAATTATGTCAAAATACACAAGTCAATCCCTCTGTTTTTAGTACCTGACAATTGAGTCCATAATGTTTAACTTTGTTAACAAATAAGTCCTTACATCCAAAAGCAAACTAAATTGCTGTTAAATTGTGTGGAAAAAACACAATTACCCGTACTTTCaccaatatttaaaaaaaaaaagaaaaaagaaacaaagcCCTAAATGACAACTCTTGTTGTCATTCTTTCCCTTCTTCCCTTCCCAATGCTTTATCCCGGCTTTCATGGTGATCAGTTGTCTCACTCCTAGCTTTCTTCGCCATGAATGCATGACAATCATCCTTCCTCTCCATTGATTAGTCCAAATCCATAAAATCAAATACTTCCCCACAACAAATCGAAACCCATAACTCATAACaaagggaaagaatcactatTTGTGTTTCTTATTGCTGTTGATCCTGCTTGTATCTTTTGCAGTGACTTTGAGTTCTTCAAAGGGATGTGGGCATGAAAATATGCATCGGACTTTTCAGGTGCAGCTGTATGAAACCCCTAATGTGTACATAACTGTAAATGAGGTTTGTCTTCTCGCAAATGCAAAAACTATGAAGGCATGTTCCTTTCGTTGGAAATATATAGTTTTTTGTTTTTTACTTCAAAACTTTATAATGAGGGAAGAGTAGACAATCAGAAATAGAGCACTAGATTGGCTATTATATGCATGTATTTTTTATGGTTAGTCAATCCAGTGGAAGAGTGATTTTAAAGTAAATGCATCTCTCTCTTTAATTTCTTCTGCATGTATGTGTGCATACTTGTGGATTGCTGCATATGTATGTCAGAGTTCAGAAGAAAATGGGAAAATCTTCATGTAAGTTACACTTTATAGATAGGTCGTGATTCACAGAACAACATGGCACTATCTAATGAGTTTTGGCTTAGCAATACTTCAGTCATTTTTAATACTATAAGATTTCGAGTTTCAGTTGAAGGCAAATGAAAACCAAAATGGCAAACTCGGATAAGAAGTCCACATATCTAATGATACGTCCTTAGATGCTTCCCTCATCTTGATCAACCTTTTCTTCCTACCAGCACATTTCATTATTCAAATaattattatcaataaaattCTTAGTGCAATATTTTCCCCCATATCTAGTTCTTCAAAAGAACCAAGGATTGAAATCCAATCCTTCAATAAGTTCAACAAGTTAAAAAGTCCTGCTAAAAATCTTTTTACCTAGTCTTCTTAATTCCCAAACCAATTAattgttgagagagagagagagaatgcatTTGGGTTTTTTTCAGGAATCCATCGTTTTCAAGCCCCGGAGTGTAGAGGTTGCATTTGGATTAAGGATAAAAGGTGTAGTCCCTAAAATGTCAGGGAATTTGTATACATCGGTAACCATAAATATTATGGAATGAAATACAGAATTTATCACAAAACCAAAAGAGAAAATGACATTATGTACGGTTTCATCCTTTATGCAATGAATGATTGTGTCAATTCAGAGAAAGATGATGAAAGGAGAATTGCCTCTCAACAAATCACATAGATGTTGCTTTCATGGTAAACCTTATAGTATAAACATATGGTGAAGATGGTGTAAAAGGAATGACATGAGAGTAAGACCATAACATTGAATCCTTGATGGTTATCCTAACATTTTCATTTATCACAAACACTTAAAGATAATGTTTACATAAACATAGTTTTAACAACTCTACATGCCAAAATAAACTCATCGACTCAACTACAAGCTACTACTGTGCATCAAGCAGCAAGCAGTTCAAGATGATCTCATTTCAAAAAGAATAGCATCACTTTCACATGATCAACTAACCCCTTGAACTCATGCAGAA
This sequence is a window from Hevea brasiliensis isolate MT/VB/25A 57/8 chromosome 10, ASM3005281v1, whole genome shotgun sequence. Protein-coding genes within it:
- the LOC110654625 gene encoding telomere repeat-binding factor 2 isoform X1, which translates into the protein MGAPKQKWTAEEEAALKAGVLKHGTGKWRTILVDPEFSAILRLRSNVDLKDKWRNINVTAIWGSRQKAKLALKKSAQTPKRDDNPKALSVIVQGNEEIVDAKPIAISSGTPRNVGSKELLARLDNLILEAITTLKEPSGTDRASIASYIEEKYCAPSNLRKLLAGKLKLLAANGKLVKFCCNRPIVHWVKHKYRIAPSSTVSEGRRNTPHLLAEGKQKDSSKSEKSNTKILTKSLVDQELSKIRGMTALEAAAAAAKAVAEAEAAIAEAEEAAREAEAAEAEAEAAQVFAKAAMKAFKYRTRHLLNAVLSKSS
- the LOC110654625 gene encoding telomere repeat-binding factor 2 isoform X2, translating into MGAPKQKWTAEEEAALKAGVLKHGTGKWRTILVDPEFSAILRLRSNVDLKDKWRNINVTAIWGSRQKAKLALKKSAQTPKRDDNPKALSVIVQGNEEIVDAKPIAISSGTPRNVGSKELLARLDNLILEAITTLKEPSGTDRASIASYIEEKYCAPSNLRKLLAGKLKLLAANGKLVKVKHKYRIAPSSTVSEGRRNTPHLLAEGKQKDSSKSEKSNTKILTKSLVDQELSKIRGMTALEAAAAAAKAVAEAEAAIAEAEEAAREAEAAEAEAEAAQVFAKAAMKAFKYRTRHLLNAVLSKSS